The following proteins are co-located in the Cutaneotrichosporon cavernicola HIS019 DNA, chromosome: 3 genome:
- the eso1 gene encoding uncharacterized protein (impB/mucB/samB family C-terminal domain) → MSPFAGPSGSITPTVLTYRHLLSPQAMTVCNPLRTIVHWDIDGAFAQFEQVRLGLPDDVPLICSQWGAIIAVNYPARAYGIKRMHNARDAKKLCPNLVVQHVATYREGDTEAGYWDDVDRRTHKVSLDPYRRESLKILAVFREMVPKGELEKASIDEAFMDLTPIVIDRLLELHTYLRTVPPDAPDGLDSPLPPPPPLDWGKAGHVVPVDMGEVGVEDVERECGGWEEGQESTWADWALCLGAEIMADVRAEVFRRLHYTCSAGIAHNKTLAKICSGWKKPNQQTILRLAATPGFMRDMDFTDLGSAIAEEYSAKTVSDMLSVTLEDMQSKFGEDSIWVYNILRGIDHTEVKEKLSTKSMLASKNTIPSVVTHREGHHWLTILAGDLAVRLREARSVSPGLWPKTLVLSTRVGWGDTRSRQMAFPYTRDLDAAHIVKYARRLWGEHVPSTGFKYNNISLAFHALEKLEEGQRGIEGFLKRARDEGGEGGEGEKPGEREASGKRGEREASASSGSGSEPPAKRRLPTLSTQPKPTPLEAFLGKGKAEAKVESDVGEADPAVEVEKQGEGTLGEVGNSVDGAGWTCPRCGETFALPDEEWVARQRAEHRDWHFAADLQAQYGRGGSTPRATSDGGARKKKAKPAGIKAFFAPKK, encoded by the exons ATGTCACCGTTCGCGGGGCCCTCAGGATCGATAACGCCGACGGTGCTGACCTATCG acaCCTGCTGAGTCCGCAGGCGATGACGGTCTG TAACCCGCTCCGCACGATCGTGCACTGGGACATTGACGGCGCGTTTGCGC agTTCGAGCAGGTGCGCCTGGGCTTGCCGGACGACGTTCCCCTCATCTGCAGTCAATGGGGCGCGATCATTGCTGTCAACTACCCAGCCCGCGCGTACGGGATCAAGCG GATGCACAATGCGCGGGACGCGAAGAAGCTCTGTCCAAACCTCGTCGTGCAGCACGTCGCAACGTACCGCGAAGGCGATACTGAAGCGGGATATTGGGACGACGTGGACCGGCGGACGCACAAG gtcAGCCTGGACCCGTACCGGCGGGAAAGCCTCAAGATCCTCGCCGTCTTCCGGGAGATGGTGCCGAAGGGGGAGCTGGAGAAGGCGTcgatcgacgaggcgttTATGGACCTTACGCCGATTGTGATTGATCGCCTACTTGAGCTGCACACCTATCTCCGGACAGTGCCACCAGATGCACCTGACGGGCTTGACTCGCCTCTTCCGCCCCCTCCGCCATTGGATTGGGGCAAGGCGGGGCACGTCGTGCCGGTTGATATGGGGGAAGTAGGGGTGGAGGACGTGGAGAGAGAATGCGgaggatgggaggagggacaGGAGTCGACCTGGGCCGATTGGGCGCTgtgcctcggcgccgaaATCATGGCTGAcgtgcgcgccgaggtgtTCCGCCGACTGCACTACACGTGCTCTGCC gggATTGCGCACAACAAGACGCTCGCAAAG atCTGCAGCGGATGGAAGAAACCGAACCAGCAAACTATTCTACGTCTAGCGGCCACGCCTGGTTTCATGCGCGACATGGACTTTACGGAT CTAGGCAGTGCCATTGCGGAGGAGTACAGCGCCAAGACGGTCAGCGACATGCT GTCTgtcacgctcgaggacatgcAGTCAAAATTCGGCGAAGACAGTATCTGGGTATACAACATCCTCCGA ggCATCGACCACACGGAAGTAAAGGAGAAGCTGTCGACCAAGTCGATGCTGGCGTCGAAGAATACGATTCCGAGCGTGGTGACCCACAGAGAGGGACACCACTGGCTGACCATACTGGCTGGCGATTTGGCTGTACGGCTGCGTGAAGCGCGCAGCGTCTCGCCAGGATTGTGGCCCAAGACATTAGTCCTGTCAACCCGAGTTGGGTGGGGAGATACGCGTTCCCGTCAAATGGCGTTTCCATATACTCGCGACCTGGACGCTGCGCATATTGTCAAATATGCCCGTCGGCTTTGGGGGGAACATGTCCCGTCGACCGGGTTCAAGTACAACAAT ATCTCGCTTGCGTTTCACGCACTCGAGAagttggaggagggccaACGTGGGATCGAGGGGTTCTTGAAACGGGCGCGTGAcgagggtggggagggtggggagggggaaaAGCCGGGGGAGCGAGAAGCCtcggggaagaggggggagCGCGAAGCCTCGGCTTCGTCGGGGTCTGGGAGTGAGCCACCAGCCAAGCGACGATTACCGACCCTCAGCACGCAACCGAAACCGACACCGCTCGAAGCGTTCTTGGGCAAGGGAAAGGCCGAGGCGAAAGTGGAATCTGACGtgggcgaggccgaccccgctgtcgaggtggagaagCAGGGAGAAGGCACTTTGGGCGAGGTAGGGAACAGCGTAGACGGAGCTGGATGGACCTGTCCGAGGTGTGGGGAGACTTTCGCACTTCCAGACGAAGAGTGGGTCGCGCGAcagcgcgccgagcatCGGGACTGGCACTTTGCCGCCGACCTGCAGGCTCAATatgggaggggggggagTACACCCCGAGCAACGAGTGACggaggagcgaggaagaagaaggccaagccTGCGGGAATCAAGGCGTTCTTCGCGCCCAAGAAGTGA